A window of the Dongshaea marina genome harbors these coding sequences:
- a CDS encoding ABC transporter substrate-binding protein has translation MWFRTHLIGIALLLMPAAAHSQPIRLILNDWPSQLVISQITAQLLQKQGYQTRFIQAPTLKNRANDQQWGLLKYDGADLQMELWESSMGDKYRKLLQNGMIQCLGDYQARSREDWWYPIHVEKLCPGLPDWRALRDCWKIFVQPDTAPLGRYLAGHWEQQDMARIRALKMKFKVVRVDEDILWQTLKHAVAKKQAIVLYNWTPNWTSAAYPGKFIEFPPWHPECKTDPNRGINPEVTHDCGEVSQGWIKKVANARLTQRAPCAIELLQKIDFTSEQIAQMSRRVVLDKLDVQESANLWLREHAALWKHWLATSCSPSQIKRQPEPSSPGNGSSLSPGDSRRSM, from the coding sequence ATGTGGTTCAGGACACATCTTATTGGCATTGCGTTACTGCTGATGCCAGCAGCAGCTCACTCCCAACCCATTCGTCTGATCCTTAACGACTGGCCCAGTCAGCTGGTGATCAGCCAGATCACGGCTCAGCTCCTGCAAAAACAGGGCTATCAGACTCGCTTTATCCAGGCGCCCACCCTTAAAAACCGAGCGAATGATCAGCAGTGGGGACTCCTTAAATATGATGGGGCCGATTTGCAGATGGAGCTCTGGGAAAGCTCTATGGGAGATAAGTACAGGAAACTGTTACAAAACGGGATGATTCAGTGCCTGGGAGATTATCAAGCCAGGAGCCGGGAAGACTGGTGGTATCCCATCCATGTCGAGAAGCTCTGCCCGGGCCTGCCGGACTGGCGCGCTCTTCGTGACTGCTGGAAGATATTCGTACAGCCTGATACGGCCCCCCTGGGACGCTATCTCGCTGGCCACTGGGAGCAACAGGACATGGCGCGGATCCGGGCGCTTAAGATGAAGTTCAAAGTGGTCCGAGTTGATGAGGATATTTTATGGCAAACACTGAAACATGCCGTAGCCAAAAAACAGGCGATCGTTCTATATAACTGGACCCCAAATTGGACGAGTGCAGCCTACCCCGGAAAGTTTATTGAGTTTCCTCCCTGGCACCCCGAGTGTAAAACCGATCCGAATAGGGGCATCAACCCTGAGGTCACCCATGATTGTGGAGAGGTTTCTCAGGGCTGGATCAAGAAGGTAGCCAATGCCAGGCTTACCCAGCGAGCGCCCTGTGCCATCGAGCTCTTACAAAAAATCGACTTCACCTCTGAGCAGATCGCTCAGATGTCCCGCCGGGTTGTACTGGACAAACTGGATGTGCAAGAGAGTGCCAATCTATGGCTACGTGAACATGCTGCGCTTTGGAAGCATTGGCTCGCTACGAGCTGTAGCCCTTCCCAGATTAAACGCCAGCCGGAGCCATCTTCCCCAGGAAACGGTTCATCGCTGTCCCCTGGTGACTCAAGGAGAAGCATGTGA
- a CDS encoding substrate-binding periplasmic protein, whose product MKLTLYTAIALLLFSSTNLHSKIREVSAAVGEWPPYISCQDDQPRGTLIDTVTAAYREVGVTLLAKCFPWARAFNLTREGIYDVTFPWYKNDEREQHFLFGSRVSLVNETLFHLKRRSFPELAETITVDKLKNYKIAGTIGYSYGPLMAEFDKAFGLERAISDTNNFKKLLRDRIDLFVMDFQVGYHLLAKLPYSQRVQITNIQQTVYNNEQYLLVGKKNPEAAQIITLFNRGMGIIRSNGTEEEIFERYMLPSIRVMETAP is encoded by the coding sequence GTGAAACTCACCCTCTACACCGCCATAGCTCTGCTACTGTTCAGCTCCACAAACCTGCACTCCAAAATAAGAGAGGTCTCGGCTGCGGTGGGAGAGTGGCCTCCCTATATCAGCTGTCAGGACGATCAGCCCAGGGGGACTCTCATCGATACGGTCACGGCAGCCTACCGGGAGGTTGGCGTCACACTGCTTGCAAAATGTTTCCCCTGGGCCAGAGCCTTTAACCTGACCCGGGAGGGGATCTATGATGTTACTTTTCCCTGGTATAAGAATGACGAACGGGAGCAGCACTTCCTCTTTGGCAGCCGGGTCTCGCTCGTCAACGAAACCCTGTTTCACCTTAAGCGACGCAGCTTCCCCGAGCTTGCTGAGACAATCACGGTCGATAAGCTTAAAAACTACAAGATTGCCGGCACCATAGGCTATAGCTATGGACCACTGATGGCGGAATTTGATAAGGCATTTGGTCTGGAGCGCGCCATCTCAGATACAAATAACTTCAAGAAACTGCTGCGCGATCGCATTGATCTGTTCGTGATGGACTTTCAGGTTGGCTACCACCTTTTAGCCAAATTGCCCTATTCCCAGCGGGTGCAGATCACCAATATTCAGCAAACCGTCTACAACAATGAGCAATACCTGCTGGTCGGTAAAAAAAATCCGGAGGCTGCACAGATCATCACCCTATTCAACCGAGGCATGGGGATCATACGCAGCAACGGCACTGAGGAAGAGATCTTCGAACGTTATATGCTTCCGAGTATCCGGGTAATGGAGACGGCCCCATAA
- a CDS encoding DUF406 family protein yields MSVENKVQETCDACGAFAEIGTVIGEGDDILELSLSGDNEQQLKEQFAKCVALAKEIYADAKVEQSISSENGTVTLKGKIQFGCTAEKMIFEMRARSL; encoded by the coding sequence ATGTCTGTAGAGAATAAAGTTCAGGAAACCTGTGATGCATGTGGCGCCTTCGCTGAAATTGGCACCGTCATCGGAGAGGGAGATGATATTCTCGAGCTCTCGCTCAGTGGAGATAACGAGCAGCAGCTCAAAGAGCAGTTTGCCAAGTGTGTCGCCCTGGCAAAAGAGATCTATGCCGATGCCAAGGTGGAACAATCCATTAGCAGCGAAAATGGCACTGTGACTCTCAAGGGTAAGATCCAGTTCGGATGCACTGCAGAGAAGATGATCTTCGAGATGCGTGCCCGTAGCCTGTAA
- the trpS gene encoding tryptophan--tRNA ligase → MSAKPVILTGDRPTGRLHLGHYVGSLMQRVQMQDDYRQYILIADLQALTDNGHNPDKVTQSVLEVMADYLAVGLDPEKTTFCLQSELPALPELTMYYMNWVTISRLERNPTVKAEIKQKGFERSLPAGFLTYPVSQAADITAFRAEYVPVGDDQLPMLEQTNEIVRKFNSLAGRDVLTECKPVLSKVSRLPGADGSAKMSKSLGNAIQLAASADEIKQSVMSMYTDPEHLRVEDPGKIEGNVVFTYLDAFHPDQDYVAELKAHYQRGGLGDMKCKRILNDCLQTMLEPIRARREEAMQDPAHLMAILKQGTEKAREVSGNVLADVKKAMGLDYFSKF, encoded by the coding sequence ATGTCAGCTAAACCCGTTATTCTTACCGGAGATCGTCCAACAGGTCGCCTGCACCTGGGGCACTATGTCGGCTCCCTGATGCAGCGCGTTCAGATGCAGGACGATTATCGTCAATATATCCTGATCGCTGATCTCCAGGCTCTGACCGACAACGGACATAATCCGGACAAGGTTACTCAGAGCGTGCTGGAGGTAATGGCTGACTACCTGGCGGTCGGTCTGGATCCAGAGAAAACCACCTTCTGTCTGCAATCAGAGTTACCAGCTTTGCCTGAGCTGACCATGTATTACATGAACTGGGTGACCATCTCTCGTCTGGAGCGCAATCCAACCGTGAAGGCAGAGATCAAGCAAAAAGGATTTGAGCGTAGCCTGCCAGCGGGCTTTTTGACCTATCCTGTAAGCCAGGCCGCAGATATTACGGCGTTTCGTGCTGAGTATGTTCCTGTGGGAGATGATCAGCTGCCGATGCTTGAGCAGACCAATGAAATCGTTCGTAAGTTCAACAGCCTGGCCGGGCGTGATGTGCTGACCGAGTGTAAGCCAGTGCTGAGCAAGGTGAGCCGTCTCCCCGGAGCCGATGGCTCGGCCAAGATGTCTAAATCGCTGGGCAATGCGATCCAACTGGCTGCATCAGCCGATGAGATCAAGCAGTCGGTGATGAGCATGTATACCGATCCTGAGCACTTGCGGGTTGAAGATCCGGGTAAGATCGAGGGTAATGTGGTCTTTACCTATCTGGATGCTTTCCATCCGGATCAGGATTATGTCGCAGAGCTTAAGGCGCACTATCAGCGCGGTGGCCTGGGAGATATGAAGTGCAAGCGGATCCTCAATGACTGCCTGCAGACCATGTTGGAGCCGATCCGTGCACGTCGGGAAGAGGCGATGCAGGATCCTGCGCATCTGATGGCGATTCTCAAGCAGGGAACCGAGAAGGCGCGTGAAGTATCCGGAAACGTACTGGCGGATGTGAAAAAGGCGATGGGCCTGGATTACTTCAGCAAGTTCTAA
- a CDS encoding universal stress protein, with protein MEGHHYQHILVAIDLAEDNRKVIDKAIDRAKANQAKLSIIHVDVDLKDLYTEMIDIDIDNVQNQVIEESMGKLEEFLAQIEFPINKKLVVCGDLCERICQAVENYEVDLMVCGHRQSFWSLLTSSARQLMNTVPCDLLVVPLDK; from the coding sequence ATGGAAGGGCATCATTATCAGCATATATTGGTTGCGATCGACCTGGCTGAAGATAATCGCAAAGTGATCGATAAGGCGATCGACAGGGCCAAGGCTAATCAGGCCAAGCTGTCGATTATCCATGTGGACGTAGATCTCAAAGATCTCTACACCGAGATGATCGATATTGATATCGATAATGTCCAGAACCAGGTGATTGAAGAGAGCATGGGGAAACTCGAAGAGTTTCTTGCGCAGATTGAGTTTCCGATCAATAAGAAGCTGGTGGTGTGTGGCGATCTCTGTGAGCGGATCTGCCAGGCGGTGGAGAACTATGAAGTGGATCTGATGGTTTGTGGCCACCGCCAGAGCTTCTGGAGCCTGCTAACCTCTTCGGCTCGCCAGTTGATGAACACGGTTCCCTGCGATCTTCTGGTGGTTCCTCTGGATAAATAG
- a CDS encoding PfkB family carbohydrate kinase, which produces MANILLLANLNCDHVLSLNHELHSGGRITYRDQGRRLGGGAANTGTGLLWAGHRVQVAARVGSDETGQWLLEQTRGVGLDTEYVECFTGETGELLILLDVSGERTILRQQRRPDLPHRLPEQGVDYLYVNWQGNELKEYMQKMQSCCRVIAQYPSGTAELRPAHILIASHCDLDLSDDPWQQARSIGGDKLEWLVITYGERGAEAINAEQKIRVDARPVSVVDTTGAGDAFAGGLIHALAQKLEMKQSLAMATEWAAFAVSSSSSTPSHELKAWLRNYPGKSEQPTEPK; this is translated from the coding sequence ATGGCCAACATCCTGCTCCTGGCAAATCTCAATTGCGATCATGTGCTATCGCTCAACCATGAACTGCATAGCGGAGGACGGATCACTTACAGAGATCAGGGGCGCCGCCTGGGGGGAGGTGCTGCGAATACCGGGACCGGCTTGCTGTGGGCGGGACACAGGGTTCAGGTCGCGGCCAGAGTCGGTTCCGATGAGACAGGTCAGTGGCTGCTTGAGCAGACCCGGGGAGTGGGGCTGGATACCGAGTATGTCGAGTGTTTCACTGGTGAGACCGGTGAGCTATTGATCCTGCTGGATGTCAGTGGTGAGCGAACCATACTACGCCAGCAGCGGCGCCCGGACCTTCCTCATAGGTTACCTGAGCAGGGGGTCGACTATCTCTACGTCAACTGGCAGGGCAATGAGCTCAAAGAGTATATGCAAAAAATGCAATCATGCTGCCGGGTGATAGCCCAATATCCCTCAGGGACAGCTGAGCTGCGGCCGGCCCACATCCTGATTGCATCGCACTGCGATCTCGACCTGAGTGATGATCCCTGGCAGCAGGCCCGCAGCATCGGTGGTGATAAGCTGGAGTGGCTGGTGATAACCTATGGGGAGCGGGGAGCCGAGGCGATCAATGCAGAGCAGAAGATCAGGGTGGATGCCCGGCCGGTTTCTGTGGTCGATACCACGGGGGCGGGAGATGCATTTGCCGGTGGCCTGATCCATGCTCTGGCACAGAAGCTGGAGATGAAGCAATCCCTGGCGATGGCAACCGAGTGGGCTGCATTCGCTGTATCTTCGAGCTCATCAACCCCCTCCCATGAACTCAAGGCCTGGTTGCGTAACTACCCGGGGAAGAGTGAGCAGCCAACAGAGCCAAAATAA
- a CDS encoding FAD-binding and (Fe-S)-binding domain-containing protein, whose product MESSSRYEKFRLALASFLPESALITDLSLRMAYGTDASCYRMVPQLVVKTTREQQVAEVLRLADQMNIPLTFRAAGTSLSGQAVTDSVLLTLGDEWRDFEIKDGGQRISVQPGLIGAEVNRILAPLGRKIGPDPASIEACKIGGIVANNASGMCCGTAQNSYQTLAAMTLLLADGSRLDSGDPQSVGAFRQSHGELLNELQQLAEKTRQDGELCELIRHKYRLKNTTGYSLNALIDFEDPIDILTHLMVGSEGTLGFISEVTYHTVEEHPHKASSLIFFKDIQTTCEAVVALKSAPVAAVELLDRPALRSIEELPSVPELIRELGDECGALLVETRAGSESQLAEQIRQIDLALDGLSRVASVPFTDDPAEYGLLWKIRKGVFPAIGAMRPEGSTVIIEDIAVPVEKLGSAVLDLQQLFVTHGYPEAVIYGHALEGNLHFVFFQSFDSAKQTERYSGFLEAVSQLVAVKYRGSLKAEHGTGRNMAPFVELEWGARGYQLMWQLKQLLDPRGILNPDVVLSRDQGVHLKQLKAMPLADELVDKCIECGFCEAVCPSRDLSMTPRQRITLWREIQQLHRDESDLERLRELEKSYQYQAIETCAMPGLCADRCPMGINTAELMKKLKARQHGSVSLKIASWTADHFATVSSGVRGALSGASLLQSALGNRGMEKLSRGARYLSGDRLGQWLPEMPKAARFDPGPQAHSGKDKVVYLPSCVSRTMGPAKGSSLEPLIDKTLALLNKAGFEVIFPEGVQELCCGMPYGSKGFPEQSEHKQNQLQQALLKASNQGEYPIYMDTSPCSLKSSLAQSGELPLKIYEPFSFIYHYLVPRLEFTPIPEPVMLHVTCSSRRKGLAELMRELTRMCASEVIEPSGIDCCGWGGDKGFNRPELNESALRHLKQQVPQQCRRGYPIAVAVRSASPVTAVLSMLRSSTWWMR is encoded by the coding sequence ATGGAAAGCTCCTCCCGATATGAAAAGTTTCGGCTCGCCTTAGCCTCATTTTTGCCAGAAAGCGCCTTAATTACCGATCTCTCCCTCCGGATGGCCTATGGCACAGATGCCAGCTGTTACCGGATGGTTCCTCAGTTGGTGGTGAAAACCACCCGGGAGCAACAGGTGGCTGAAGTTTTACGCTTGGCGGATCAGATGAATATTCCGTTAACCTTTCGGGCAGCCGGGACCAGCTTGAGCGGTCAGGCTGTGACGGACTCGGTTTTGCTGACCCTGGGTGATGAATGGCGAGACTTTGAGATTAAAGATGGGGGACAGAGGATCTCGGTTCAGCCCGGGCTGATAGGAGCGGAGGTCAACCGTATCCTGGCTCCTTTGGGGCGTAAAATCGGACCTGACCCAGCTTCAATTGAGGCGTGTAAGATAGGTGGGATCGTAGCAAATAACGCATCGGGTATGTGTTGCGGGACGGCACAAAACAGTTACCAGACTCTGGCGGCTATGACGCTGTTACTGGCCGATGGTAGCAGGCTCGATAGCGGCGACCCTCAGAGTGTGGGGGCATTCAGGCAGTCCCACGGTGAGCTCCTTAATGAGCTACAACAGCTGGCTGAAAAGACCCGTCAGGATGGTGAGCTCTGTGAGCTGATTCGCCATAAGTATCGCCTTAAAAATACCACGGGCTACAGCCTCAATGCCCTGATCGATTTTGAGGATCCCATCGATATCCTGACTCACCTGATGGTGGGTTCAGAAGGAACCCTTGGCTTTATTAGTGAGGTGACCTATCACACGGTCGAGGAACACCCTCATAAGGCCTCTTCACTGATCTTTTTTAAGGACATTCAGACAACTTGTGAGGCCGTTGTTGCTTTGAAATCGGCGCCGGTGGCTGCGGTAGAGCTATTGGATCGGCCGGCGCTGCGCTCGATCGAGGAGCTCCCCTCGGTGCCGGAGCTTATCCGGGAGCTGGGCGATGAGTGTGGAGCCCTGTTGGTCGAAACCCGGGCGGGCAGTGAGTCACAACTGGCTGAGCAGATCCGGCAGATCGATTTAGCCCTGGATGGCTTATCCCGGGTGGCCTCGGTTCCATTTACCGATGATCCCGCTGAGTATGGACTGTTGTGGAAGATCCGTAAGGGTGTCTTCCCCGCCATAGGTGCGATGCGTCCCGAGGGTAGCACAGTGATCATTGAGGATATTGCGGTGCCCGTTGAAAAGCTCGGAAGTGCAGTGCTCGATCTGCAGCAACTGTTTGTCACCCATGGCTATCCGGAGGCGGTGATCTATGGTCACGCCCTGGAGGGAAACCTGCATTTCGTATTTTTCCAGTCCTTTGATTCTGCGAAGCAGACCGAGCGTTATAGTGGTTTTCTTGAGGCGGTTTCTCAGCTGGTGGCGGTTAAATATCGGGGCTCCCTTAAGGCTGAGCATGGAACCGGGCGCAATATGGCTCCATTTGTGGAACTGGAATGGGGGGCGCGCGGCTATCAACTGATGTGGCAGCTCAAGCAGTTGCTCGATCCCAGGGGGATTTTGAATCCCGATGTGGTTCTCAGTCGTGATCAGGGGGTTCATCTTAAACAGCTCAAGGCGATGCCGCTTGCCGATGAGTTGGTGGATAAGTGCATTGAGTGTGGTTTTTGTGAGGCGGTCTGCCCCTCCCGGGATCTGTCGATGACGCCGCGCCAACGCATCACCCTGTGGCGAGAGATTCAGCAGTTGCACCGGGATGAGAGCGATCTTGAACGTCTGCGAGAGCTTGAAAAGAGTTATCAGTACCAGGCCATAGAGACCTGTGCCATGCCTGGCTTGTGTGCCGACCGTTGCCCGATGGGGATCAATACCGCCGAACTGATGAAAAAGCTCAAGGCCCGGCAGCATGGATCTGTCTCTTTGAAGATCGCCAGCTGGACGGCGGATCATTTTGCGACGGTGAGCTCAGGGGTGAGAGGTGCCCTGAGTGGAGCCTCTTTGCTTCAGTCGGCGCTCGGTAACAGGGGGATGGAAAAGTTAAGCCGGGGGGCTCGCTACCTGAGCGGTGATCGCCTTGGTCAGTGGTTGCCCGAGATGCCAAAGGCTGCTCGCTTCGACCCTGGTCCTCAGGCTCACAGCGGGAAGGACAAGGTTGTGTATCTGCCAAGCTGTGTCTCCCGAACCATGGGGCCAGCCAAGGGTTCATCCCTGGAGCCGCTGATTGATAAGACCCTGGCCCTGCTGAACAAGGCCGGATTTGAGGTGATCTTTCCCGAAGGGGTGCAAGAGCTGTGCTGTGGCATGCCCTATGGGTCTAAGGGGTTCCCCGAGCAGTCGGAACACAAACAGAACCAGCTGCAACAGGCGCTGCTCAAAGCGAGTAACCAGGGGGAGTATCCTATCTATATGGACACCAGCCCCTGTAGTCTAAAGAGCTCCCTGGCACAATCCGGGGAGCTCCCATTGAAGATCTATGAGCCCTTCTCCTTTATCTATCATTATCTGGTTCCGAGGCTGGAGTTCACGCCGATCCCAGAGCCTGTGATGCTACATGTCACCTGCTCCAGCCGACGCAAGGGGCTGGCCGAACTGATGCGTGAGTTAACCCGGATGTGTGCCTCTGAGGTGATTGAGCCTTCGGGGATCGATTGCTGTGGCTGGGGGGGCGATAAGGGCTTTAATCGGCCTGAGCTCAATGAATCAGCGTTGCGCCACCTTAAGCAGCAGGTACCGCAGCAGTGCCGTCGGGGGTATCCAATAGCCGTAGCTGTGAGATCGGCCTCTCCCGTTACAGCGGTGTTGAGTATGCTTCGATCGTCTACCTGGTGGATGAGGTGA
- a CDS encoding cation:dicarboxylate symporter family transporter has translation MVTSLLILIIFVLFSLFIFRLQQQKIRLSRQVLFGLLIGVIFGFVLQWTLGHQNAGMAKAMEWLDIVGGGYVHLLKMVMIPLVTVSIMSAVARLEHAQSLGKISISILAILMITVSIAAFLGVASVHIFGLSAANLINHDNMDALNASLQGHVSEVKGLTIPQMLLEVIPTNIVSDLAGSRSVSVIGVVIFSAFSGVAALKLRQEKPEIGDKILSFIEMAQHWVMRLVKMVINLTPYGVMALIIKVMVHYNPKDLLNLVGFIVACYAAIIAMFIIHGLILVLSGTNPVRYLKTVWPLLTFAFVSRSSAASIPLNIETQMKLGNSEAVANFSSSFGATIGQNACAGIYPAMIVAMTAPLMGVDPFSLHFLLMLLPIIALGSLGVAGVGGGGTFASLIVLSALNFPVALVALMIAIEPLVDMGRTALNVNGAVVAGTLTSKLLGEQVATEAPVEELAEL, from the coding sequence ATGGTAACATCTCTGTTAATTTTGATTATTTTTGTGCTGTTTAGTTTATTTATTTTCAGGCTGCAACAGCAGAAGATTCGCTTATCCCGCCAGGTTCTTTTTGGCTTACTTATCGGTGTGATCTTTGGCTTTGTCCTGCAGTGGACCCTTGGTCATCAAAATGCCGGAATGGCCAAGGCCATGGAGTGGCTCGATATTGTTGGAGGTGGCTATGTTCACCTGTTAAAGATGGTGATGATTCCTCTGGTCACTGTTTCCATCATGTCGGCGGTGGCTCGCCTGGAGCACGCTCAATCCCTTGGGAAAATTAGCATTAGCATCCTGGCAATCCTGATGATCACCGTGTCTATCGCGGCCTTTTTAGGAGTCGCCTCGGTACATATCTTTGGGCTATCTGCAGCAAACCTGATCAACCATGACAACATGGATGCATTAAACGCCTCTTTGCAGGGACATGTTTCTGAGGTGAAGGGACTCACGATTCCCCAGATGCTGCTGGAGGTGATCCCAACCAATATTGTCAGCGATCTGGCCGGAAGCCGCTCGGTTTCAGTGATTGGGGTTGTTATTTTCTCTGCATTTTCCGGAGTCGCGGCTCTCAAGCTACGCCAGGAGAAACCCGAAATTGGCGACAAGATCCTTAGCTTCATCGAGATGGCCCAACACTGGGTGATGCGCCTGGTGAAAATGGTGATCAACCTCACCCCCTATGGCGTCATGGCCCTGATCATCAAGGTGATGGTTCATTACAACCCCAAGGATCTGCTGAACCTGGTCGGTTTTATTGTCGCTTGCTACGCAGCCATCATCGCCATGTTTATCATCCATGGGCTGATCCTGGTACTTTCGGGAACTAACCCGGTCCGCTACCTGAAAACCGTGTGGCCCCTGCTGACATTTGCCTTTGTTTCCCGCAGCAGTGCCGCCTCGATCCCCCTGAATATTGAAACTCAGATGAAGCTTGGTAACTCGGAAGCCGTTGCCAACTTCTCATCCTCCTTTGGTGCAACCATAGGCCAAAATGCCTGTGCCGGTATCTATCCTGCGATGATCGTTGCCATGACGGCTCCGCTGATGGGAGTTGACCCCTTTAGCCTGCACTTTCTGCTGATGCTGTTACCTATTATCGCGCTGGGCTCACTGGGTGTTGCCGGTGTCGGTGGTGGCGGTACCTTTGCCTCGCTGATCGTACTTTCGGCCCTCAACTTCCCGGTGGCCCTGGTTGCTCTGATGATAGCCATTGAGC